The genomic region ATCGAGTCCAAGTGCTTGTTGGCGCTCGTTTGTTCGACGAATATTTGGGAGTTCATATTGTAAACGTATTTCGAGACGAAGATATGGATTTTACGCATTATCTCCAAAATATCAATGCCCTTAGAAAGTTTTAGAGAAATTACATATTAAATAgaggaataaaaaattaaaacaagtggACTGATACTATTGTCTTATTAACTAACTATACCTGTTCCAATGTTTGATTAGGCAAATAGTCTTCCACAGGTTTaagctttaaacgcgttttgGCCAGGTGACGCATCTCTTCGTAAGTCTTCCAGTCGTGCAGTGATATGGTAGTTAGATTATAAAACATAGCACTCAAATAATTTTCAACGTGATCTGAAAACAACAAGTAATTGGTTAtaactaattttaattaaagaaaccagTTATGAAAGCGCGTAGCAAAACAGattatgtataaaaattaaaatagaaaacaaacaaaaaaatattagcgaagcgaaagataaaataaaacttaataagcATATTTCGTATGCCTTAGCGCAATAACCTTTTAAAATCACATAATTTCCATTTAATTGAATTGGACAAGCATTAATCAAATCGCGATAGTCATCTATGCCCTGCTCAAACGGACTCATCTTTTCCAGCTGTAAATTGGAATGCACTTCTAAACGCAAAAACGTTTCAATATGTGCACATAATTTGCTGACAATTTCGCTGCGTAAATTATCATAAGTTGCTCGTTCCAGACACTTTGATAACTTCAACTCATTCAACTCCAACATATCAAAAGCTTTTCCGCAATCGTTAAAAGCATACAGAATATgctgtaaaatacaaaaatttttatttgtttgattatagaaataaaaacaaattaacaccTGAAATGAATTAAAGTCCAATTTACGCTCAACCACCTGCTTCAAATATGCCGAAAGTACTGATTGATGCCAATAAATAAAAGTGGTATCGCACAAATCATCCACATTTTTCTGACAATCTGCCAATATCAAAATGCGGGACATTAATACTTGGAAACGTTCGCACTGATCTTGAGGCAACGTGCGGTTATTAAGATTAGTTGCATTCACTGCGAGTTTCGTTATGAATACGCGCATTTTCGTTGGTGGGCCTGCCATGCACTTCTCAGCAATGCGCAGCGCAGCCAGAGCGTCAACGTTGCGATTATGCATTTTGGCAGCAGTGATGcgtttctttaaaataaaaatatttacaaaatagttttttttttttcaaaacttcatacATCGAGCATTTCAAATACCTTGTACAGGTTCAACAAATGTAATACTTTATACTGTAAGTACTGCATCACACATTGTATCACTTTTGCAATGACATCCATGTACTGTTGGAACACTTGTTGTATACTTTTCAACAACTCAATAAGTTTGCAAATACACTGTAGTGTTGGTTTGGCCATTGGTGATTCTAATGTTACATGTGCATTCACCAAACCTTTTATTAGGCAACTTAGTTGCGATGCGTAACGCAGACCAAGCAGCAGCAATGCGGCCAGCTCCTTAAATTGATGTACAGTTAATTCGAATGGGCCGGTGCTTAATGCTTTTCGCACATTCAGCGTCCAAAGAAGCACTTGCGAACAATAATTGCGGCTTTCACGTGGAAGAGTTTGCACTCGAGTTTGTAAATAATGCTGGCGCAATCGTTTAGTATCTTGCAAAATGCGCTCATGTGGCTTCACTAATGAGGTAGCGTGTCGCCGCAAGAACGCGATCGGTTGCCAGGCCACATTACCTATCAACATAATTCCTTGATGTTTCTGATTGAGCTCTAGTAAATGCTTTACATGTTTACTTTCAACTTGGCCACAGAAATCGTGGAAAACTACACAGAAAGCATTTAGACGAACAAGTAGTCTATGATCACAAAATTCATTCGCATCGTATTTGGCTATACCGGCCAAACATTGTTTCATATACTCATTGCATTGATTTGTAAGTTGACCAATACCCTTCGGACCGATTTTATCTTTTAAGGCAAATGTGCTATCAAGAAAACTCTGCAATGTATAACATAGATATTTCTTCGTTAGAGCAATAAAGACCTATTAACCAATAATTTGTACATACTTACTTGAAATAAATCGcccgaaaacaaaaaatcaaattcctGCAAGCAATTTTTTAACCCATTCAACTCGTTGTCAGTACAAAactctaaaaaatttttattgtgcgCTACTGCGTCCACAGTTTTCTTGTAAGTCGGCCAAAAACGGCAGAAATTTGAGCTAGATATAATCTCGTTAAATATTAGAATTTGTAATAGCAGGTCCGCCAGGCAGTCAAACACATCCTAAAAAGGAAAATCTTATTACTGATATTTAAATGGCATGCACTTATTTATACGAATAATGTAATATCGGTACCACAAAACGAAACTCCAAATTTTTGTTATCCTCTGCTGCGCAGTAAGCACCACATTGATGCAGCAAATTATTACCCAACACAATGCAGCGTTGCAATAAAAACTGAATGTCGCATATAAATTGCATAGACTCGCTCATTTGTAGCACAATCTCATTTGTATGTTTAGTGAGATTGACACTACCACTCCAATCTTCATCTGCTAACATTACACATAAATTCTCATCTATATATAGGAACTTTGTCTGCATTTGCTGAGCTCTGTTTACCAACTCATCGACTTCCGCGCAAAGATGTCCGAAAGTAAGCAAAGTCTTGTTTAGTAAACGATCTGATTCAAGTAAACGAAGCAATTGAAGCTGCTCCTGATTGGCCGAGTAGTTTATGACTATGAGAGGTGTAGCTGTAGGCGGTGCTCTAACTGTCGGTATTTGTATTACGTCCTTCAACAACCGGTACAACCTCTTATCATGAAAATCCAGGAATGTACCAAAATTCTTTAGCTGCTCTTCAGCTGACGAAACTTTTGTGTAAATAATACAATTAAGGTAATTTCTCTTACAAAAAATGAATGGTACTCACTTATGGCTGATTGATTcattatttaaacttaaaagttGCCAATAtcaaatgatttttgttttagatgGCCGGCACACCTAAGATCCACATAACGCCTAGTGATTATCTTCTGTGTAGTAATAAATTGTATCTTGActattcgtatttttttttccttggatACAAATTTGTTTCAATGTTTCTCTGAACAAAAGTTAAAGCCTTATTTGGCCAGCTAATTGTTTTGTGATTTAAAGTTGCTTCATGTTCCTGAAGAAAGATTGAATACTTCGTTGGCCAACTTGAGAGCTAAAACACCAACTCCAATTGAgggttttattttcctttttgtttattataggtttatttgtatattttaagaAAGTTAGTGACGgcattatattttattgcattgaTGCCTCGATAAAATTCGATTAATGatgggtaattttttaaaagtgggTATTTCTTATAATGCGTTATAAATCGACCCGTTCACACATGGCAGATTACTTGCAAAATTCACAATCAGCTGTCcatactgctttgagaggttttgacgtgataacgtcttataattcgatttaacaggctgcacgcacgaaaaaatgtgtcgttaccttgctcattagtgttaccttgctcatatgtcgttaccttgctcattgccgttaccttgctcattgccgttaccttgaatgaactgcaagcgaaagcgcggaacgaacgacaaagcaaacaaagcaaacgaacggcaacgttcgacatcttgctctctcctacttaagtgagcgtatatgtgtatgtgtatgcgcatatgtacatatataaattcacgtatttgtatttgcgtatgccttcttattgattattattaatttgatttacttgaagaatttaaaataaaaccaagtttgttaataatacctgttgttttaatgttattattattttttgacgtgataacgtcttataattctatgtagccgactgcacgcaccaaaaaatgcgtcgttatcttgctcatgcgtcgttaccttgcttgaacagcatgttatgttatgttatgttatgttatgttatgttatgttatgttatgttattttatgttatgttatgttatgttatgttatgttatgttatgttatgttatgttatgttatgttatgttatgttatgttatgttatgttatgttatgttatgttatgttatgttatgttatgttatgttatgttatgttatgttatgttatgttatgttatgttatgttatgttatgttatgttatgttattttatgttatgttatgttattttatgttatgttatgttatgttatgttatgttatgttatgttatgttatgttatgttatgttatgttatgttatgttatgttatgttatgttatgttatgttatgttatgttatgttatgttatgttatgttatgttatgttatgttatgttatgttatgttatgttatgttatgttatgttatgttatgttatgttatgttatgttatgttatgatatgttatgttatgttatgttatgttatgttatgttatgttaattaaaattaaactggtagaaaagaaattaaaattttcttttgaaaaatgcaaccattcaatcagtattttcttatgacgttatcacgttaaactatcgtcagtacaccgactttacagacaacctctttttttcatagaaattattttggtggaatatttcggtgtttttggtttctttaattattactaatatgaagaaaatacaaggagaagggatagctaatttaattgcgcgtTTGagtgctaataataaacagttggggGGAAATCCatatgcgacgtttactgaggtttcatgaaattatggcagcaatacgcatgggaaattctatattacattttataataagtaataagaggacaaaacgtttatggacacatgCTTTTTTCTGTGaaatgaatccataattaataatatttaacaaacattttattagaattatgtttaccgacctgttttctttgccagcATCCATTTcacttagtttttattttgatgtttctccttacattcgtaataataattatcgataacacagaaaacacagggttgtatgtcaaaaagtatcctTATTATCTAGgactattttataatctcagattttgggagagaaattttgtatgggaaatctcgctttttaattacgggtTGGGAGTTAAGCgcaaaaaagtagatcatctacttatgtatatgtggaCGTATTATTCTGGTACTTGTTGCATTGAAGTATGATGtggtttgtgtttttgttcgAACGCATGTTTCATATTCACCGTTGTTGTTTATTCTCAATTTGTTTGTCTAGTAATTTAGTACAGACTTGGATGTGGGCTTTGcctttattcaaaatttgccATCTGCATGTGGGTGGCATCTCTGCAGCCATTGGTAAATAATCAAGGAAAATTGAGTACCATAGGTGTCGCCGTTcgaaaacagttactttatttttcgttattttaacAATAcccttttgggtatttggccgagctcctcctcctggcgttcgtcttgatgttgttccataaatggagggacctacagtttcaagccgactctatccgaacggcagatattattatgaggatctttttcatggcagaaatacactcggaggtttgccattgactgccgaggggcgaccgctattagaaataactttttcgaAGTTTCTTAGTTCAATGGTCTATTTGACAGCGTTTTTGACATTAGGAATTGAATACTCCTGTCGTTCATTTACTTTGATATGGTTTAGCTTCATTTGTGAATTTTAGGCAGATTATAGAGattgtttatttacatttgtttttcaaaaatgtttgaagaaaCTGTAATAAATGCCATTGAAAAGCATAGATGTTATGTCATTCTTGAATTGTTCCTCGTCACTTGCAAGCTTGCGCAAATCAATTTCAAACTGCCCGTGGATCTAGATATAATTCGCGCACCCAAAACTTTCGTGGTTGGTGTGAGTGGCGTCTTATCTTGTGCATTTCAAGAAAAACGTACATTCAAAGAAAGATTTGCAATATGTTTCTAAAGCTTCTAGCTAACAcaacaattcaaaaatatattttgtattattgaatATGGCTAACATCCCTATTTCCTTTTTCCTTTCATGAATCATCTGATTGTTATGCCATCGCACAGTGGTCCGGCGGCcgaacaaaattcaatttttcaacatttttgaaataaaaatttgataatgcagatgttttcttaaatattcaaggcagatttcctgaaaatattacttaatttaaaaaatttttcattggaggtttttgactttaaacatgaaattgtatgcaaatcgtacttcatacaagagtttcattttcatgtctgcaaataaatattaccatttgattgttaaccaaatattgaaaaaaagagataattgaatatattaatggaaacagtaataattctcttaagttgtggtacaaaatccaatttttttttttttgaaatttcaaaatttttggaaaattttttttttaaagataattttttcgagtggtccacaccggtccacttgaaatcaacatgagtgatgtagccacatatttcagctatgatctcaaactgaaacctgttgcgcaaattaaaaataatgtagcttttgtgcatttacccacaggcaaaacgttacatatggcttatgcaattttattaaaaaaacaaaattttttttaatattattacaatattaaaattatatacatatgtatataacactatatacaataaaattatatataataatataacatttttatctgTCACTGGAGGAACGGGCATAAGCCGATTAGAATATTAACGAACATCTGAGAATtgcttgtaataataaaatcaaaatgacgtatagttttgaaaaaaaggattGAATTGTACACAAATATGTCTAATACAACAGAGAAAATAATCGTTTGGAAAAATGATCGCCCATCATCTTCCCGAACTTGCGTGCCTATTAGACTTCAGTTCATAAAAGAGAGTTCGATAGTTTCTTTGAAAGAAAGCGATTGGGTACAAAGTCAAATAGATAATTTAACaccaagtaaaattaaacttaatgaattaaatatatcaatttCGCATAAAATGCTACTCACCATGGTAGATGGCAAAGTATGCAATGCTCTTACCCACACATCATCATCTCAAAAatgctatgtacatatgtgggtCAACGTCAATAATGATGAACAAAATCGAAGAATCAATTCTAAATGAAACCGATCCATCTACATTTCAGTTTGGCTTGTCCActttacatgcatgcatacgatTTTTCGAATGTTTACTACACATATCATATCAATTAGAGTTCAAAAAATGGCAGGCTAGGAgtctagaagaaaaaaatagtttaaaaaacaaaaagacatcGGTCCAAGCAGCATTCAAAAGTCGAATGGGATTATTGGTGGATATTCCTAAAACGGGTGGTAGTGGAACGACAAATGATGGGAATACGGCTCGCAGGTTTTTTAATGATCCTGAAGTATCATCAGAAATTACTGGAATTGATATTCATTTAATCAAGCGGTTTGCCACTATTTTACAAGCATTATCGTCTGGTCTTGATATTAATATTgaagcatttcaaaaatatgcccttgATTCTGCTAAACTATTTGTCCAACTATATAATTGGTATTACATGCCGGCTTCcgtgcacaaaatattaattcatggGAGTTTAATCATTAAACATGCTTTGCTGCCTATTGGCCAACTCTCCGAAGAGGCTCAGGAAGCACGCAAtaaggatttgaaaa from Anastrepha obliqua isolate idAnaObli1 chromosome 2, idAnaObli1_1.0, whole genome shotgun sequence harbors:
- the LOC129236819 gene encoding WASH complex subunit 4, yielding MNQSAIISSAEEQLKNFGTFLDFHDKRLYRLLKDVIQIPTVRAPPTATPLIVINYSANQEQLQLLRLLESDRLLNKTLLTFGHLCAEVDELVNRAQQMQTKFLYIDENLCVMLADEDWSGSVNLTKHTNEIVLQMSESMQFICDIQFLLQRCIVLGNNLLHQCGAYCAAEDNKNLEFRFVDVFDCLADLLLQILIFNEIISSSNFCRFWPTYKKTVDAVAHNKNFLEFCTDNELNGLKNCLQEFDFLFSGDLFQSFLDSTFALKDKIGPKGIGQLTNQCNEYMKQCLAGIAKYDANEFCDHRLLVRLNAFCVVFHDFCGQVESKHVKHLLELNQKHQGIMLIGNVAWQPIAFLRRHATSLVKPHERILQDTKRLRQHYLQTRVQTLPRESRNYCSQVLLWTLNVRKALSTGPFELTVHQFKELAALLLLGLRYASQLSCLIKGLVNAHVTLESPMAKPTLQCICKLIELLKSIQQVFQQYMDVIAKVIQCVMQYLQYKVLHLLNLYKKRITAAKMHNRNVDALAALRIAEKCMAGPPTKMRVFITKLAVNATNLNNRTLPQDQCERFQVLMSRILILADCQKNVDDLCDTTFIYWHQSVLSAYLKQVVERKLDFNSFQHILYAFNDCGKAFDMLELNELKLSKCLERATYDNLRSEIVSKLCAHIETFLRLEVHSNLQLEKMSPFEQGIDDYRDLINACPIQLNGNYVILKDHVENYLSAMFYNLTTISLHDWKTYEEMRHLAKTRLKLKPVEDYLPNQTLEQGIDILEIMRKIHIFVSKYVYNMNSQIFVEQTSANKHLDSIGIQHVANSLRTHGTGVINTTVNFTYQFLRQKFYTFSQFLYDEQIKSRLMKELRSYAEHKQSKSYPLYAYERADAFNKDVRKLGLSNDGQTYMDLFRKVITQVGNAMGYIRLVRSGSIHANYSASLYLPKFDENLQFISACQEQNLHEVTVAAAENFEANICNLVKSFSDSTDYFKLLVEAFHPFFRNPNNLHLKNFFLILPALSLNYVEHMLRVKEKINKKDRQEAVLFDDGFAVGLAYILKLLNQIDDFYALHWFATVRERFNAERRKIQEMLLDIKKSTNTRGGAKSNSKATLATQNSETEKLQQTLALTERRINAYQMEYNLLYCNLCSAKIFFQ